The proteins below come from a single Vicinamibacterales bacterium genomic window:
- the alaS gene encoding alanine--tRNA ligase, with the protein MTSNEVRASFLEFFARHGHRIVASSPLVPGNDPTLLFTNAGMNQFKDLFLGKETRDYKRATSSQKCMRVSGKHNDLENVGPSLRHHTFFEMLGNFSFGDYFKADAIAFAWTLLTEEWKLPPERLHATVFGGENGVPRDDEAYGLWRSFLPAEKISELGAADNFWAMGDTGPCGRCSEVHYFRGSHLPCSEPECKGVACSCDRYVEIWNNVFMEFDRQSDGTLTPLPAPSIDTGMGLERITAVLQGVLSNYDTDLFTPILTAIGELAHTRYDGSMSGNDVSMRVVADHARAAAFLIADGVVPSNEWRGYVLRKIMRRAMRHGKRLGMTEPFLHRLVDVLTREMGDAYPAMRAQQDYVERMVRTEEERFESVLTMGLPRLEDVLDRAAAAKALVPGDEAFKLYDTFGVPLDFIEDMASERHLTLDSAGFERAMEAQREKARARSSFGAAKSETQAFETSTESLRGTADVFEGYSTTTVKGVPVLAVLDEHGQTVAALTEGRSGYVALGSTPFYVESGGQVSDRGVIVSESGPGRARVEGLVRAGSDRPRLHRVHVETGAFRERDLVTAEVDATGRDAIRRNHTATHLLHAALRQVLGAHVKQGGSLVSPERLRFDFVHYAALTPEQLATIERIVNAEIWRNTAVQTEVRSTDEAIAAGAMALFGEKYGNSVRVVSVPGFSMELCGGTHVRATGDIGLFTIAQEGGVAAGVRRIEALTGAGALQLHQHQRQQLDAVLEALKAPSDQAVGAIERLHAEAKRLARENGQLKMKVAMGGGGTSGTADDDTIEVAGTRLVTRRVQGLDKAGLGQLADSLKSKLQSGVVVVASENEGRVSMVVSVTADLVRKLHAGQIVKKIAPLVGGGGGGRPDFAEAGGKNPGGIDQMLQEARKVVEEMIKG; encoded by the coding sequence ATGACCTCGAACGAAGTCCGCGCCTCATTCCTCGAATTCTTCGCGCGTCACGGCCATCGGATCGTGGCGAGTTCGCCGCTTGTCCCCGGGAACGACCCGACTCTGCTCTTCACCAACGCCGGGATGAACCAGTTCAAGGACCTGTTCCTCGGCAAGGAGACCCGCGACTACAAGCGAGCGACGAGTTCGCAGAAGTGCATGCGTGTCAGCGGAAAGCACAACGACCTCGAAAACGTGGGGCCGTCGCTCCGCCACCACACGTTCTTCGAGATGCTCGGCAATTTCTCGTTCGGCGACTACTTCAAGGCCGACGCGATCGCCTTCGCCTGGACGCTCCTGACCGAGGAGTGGAAGCTGCCGCCCGAGCGTCTGCACGCGACAGTGTTCGGTGGCGAGAACGGCGTGCCCCGCGACGACGAGGCGTACGGCCTGTGGAGGTCGTTCCTGCCAGCGGAGAAGATCAGCGAACTGGGCGCCGCCGACAACTTCTGGGCGATGGGCGACACGGGCCCGTGCGGCCGCTGCTCCGAGGTCCACTACTTCCGCGGCAGTCACCTGCCCTGCTCCGAACCCGAGTGCAAGGGCGTGGCCTGCTCCTGCGATCGTTACGTCGAGATCTGGAACAACGTGTTCATGGAGTTCGACCGCCAGTCGGACGGCACGCTCACGCCTCTGCCGGCACCCTCGATCGACACAGGCATGGGCCTCGAGCGGATCACCGCCGTCCTGCAGGGCGTGCTGTCGAACTACGACACCGACCTGTTCACACCGATCCTCACGGCCATCGGCGAGCTGGCCCACACTCGATACGACGGCTCGATGTCGGGCAACGATGTCTCCATGCGTGTCGTCGCCGACCACGCCCGCGCGGCCGCTTTCCTCATCGCCGACGGTGTCGTGCCGTCGAATGAATGGCGCGGCTACGTGCTGCGGAAGATCATGCGTCGCGCGATGCGTCACGGCAAGCGACTGGGCATGACCGAACCCTTCCTCCACCGCCTCGTCGACGTGCTGACCCGCGAGATGGGCGACGCGTATCCCGCAATGCGCGCGCAGCAGGACTATGTCGAGCGGATGGTGCGGACCGAGGAAGAACGGTTCGAGTCGGTGCTGACCATGGGCCTCCCCCGGCTCGAGGACGTACTCGACCGCGCTGCGGCCGCGAAGGCGCTGGTACCCGGCGACGAGGCCTTCAAGCTGTACGACACCTTCGGCGTCCCTCTCGACTTCATCGAGGACATGGCCTCCGAGCGACATCTGACCCTCGACAGCGCAGGCTTCGAGCGGGCGATGGAGGCGCAGCGCGAGAAGGCGCGCGCCCGGAGCAGCTTCGGCGCGGCAAAATCGGAGACGCAGGCGTTCGAAACGTCCACCGAATCGCTGCGCGGGACCGCCGACGTCTTCGAGGGCTATTCGACAACGACCGTGAAGGGCGTACCCGTCCTCGCGGTGCTCGACGAGCACGGCCAGACGGTCGCCGCGCTGACCGAAGGGCGCTCGGGGTACGTCGCACTGGGATCGACACCTTTCTACGTCGAGTCTGGCGGACAGGTCTCGGACCGCGGCGTCATCGTCAGCGAGTCCGGCCCGGGCCGGGCGCGCGTGGAGGGGCTCGTCCGTGCCGGCAGCGATCGGCCGCGGCTGCACCGCGTGCACGTCGAGACCGGCGCCTTCCGGGAGCGCGATCTCGTCACCGCGGAGGTCGATGCGACCGGGCGCGACGCCATCCGTCGCAACCATACGGCCACTCACCTGCTCCATGCCGCGCTGCGCCAGGTGCTCGGCGCGCACGTCAAGCAAGGGGGCTCGCTGGTCTCGCCCGAGCGGCTGCGCTTCGACTTCGTGCACTACGCGGCGCTCACGCCCGAACAACTCGCGACGATCGAACGTATCGTCAATGCGGAGATCTGGCGGAACACCGCCGTCCAAACCGAGGTACGCTCGACCGACGAGGCGATTGCCGCCGGCGCCATGGCGCTGTTTGGCGAGAAGTATGGCAACAGCGTGCGTGTGGTGTCGGTGCCCGGCTTCAGCATGGAACTCTGTGGCGGGACGCACGTCCGGGCGACGGGCGACATCGGCCTGTTCACGATCGCGCAGGAGGGCGGCGTCGCCGCCGGCGTACGCCGCATCGAGGCGCTCACGGGCGCGGGCGCCCTGCAACTGCACCAGCATCAGCGGCAGCAACTCGACGCCGTGCTGGAGGCGCTCAAAGCGCCGTCCGATCAAGCCGTCGGAGCGATCGAGCGCCTGCACGCCGAGGCCAAGCGCCTCGCTCGCGAGAACGGCCAGCTGAAGATGAAGGTGGCGATGGGCGGCGGCGGCACGAGCGGCACCGCGGACGACGATACGATCGAGGTTGCTGGCACGAGGCTGGTGACGCGGCGGGTGCAGGGCCTCGACAAGGCCGGCCTCGGCCAGCTCGCCGACTCGCTGAAGAGCAAACTGCAGAGCGGCGTCGTGGTCGTCGCGTCGGAGAACGAGGGCCG
- a CDS encoding regulatory protein RecX, which translates to MSDPVRAAYAAGLAMLARRELSEAQVRERLARREHAAEAIESAVSRLREVGAVDDRRVARNAALTEAKIKSRGRARICRHLQAIGIATDVADEALDEVFGALDESALLERALGRRLRGPAARIRDAAHFRRLLQALVRQGFSPSAVITALKARAKRDVVPEDEPE; encoded by the coding sequence ATGAGCGACCCCGTGCGGGCGGCGTATGCGGCGGGGCTGGCGATGCTGGCGCGGCGGGAGCTGTCCGAGGCACAGGTGCGCGAGCGGCTGGCACGTCGTGAGCACGCCGCGGAGGCGATTGAGTCAGCCGTGTCGCGGCTGCGCGAGGTCGGCGCGGTCGACGATCGACGCGTGGCTCGCAACGCCGCCCTGACCGAGGCCAAGATCAAGTCGCGCGGTCGAGCCCGCATCTGTCGCCACCTCCAGGCCATCGGCATCGCCACCGACGTCGCCGACGAGGCGCTCGACGAGGTCTTCGGTGCGCTGGACGAATCCGCCCTCCTCGAGCGCGCCCTCGGCCGCCGCCTCCGCGGTCCCGCCGCCCGCATTCGCGACGCCGCTCACTTTCGCCGCCTGCTGCAGGCGCTCGTCCGCCAGGGCTTCTCCCCCTCGGCCGTGATCACCGCGCTGAAGGCCCGCGCCAAGCGGGACGTCGTGCCGGAGGACGAGCCGGAATGA
- a CDS encoding type IV pilus twitching motility protein PilT encodes MHVNDLLKFAVDHGASDLHLKVGSFPMMRVNGVLTPAAEDNRLTHEDTVAMAAAVMSSAQRQKFKEAQEVDLAYSVPGLGRFRCNVFQQRGSIGLVLRVIPMRIKSIEELGLPGVLARIGDGDRGLVLVTGTTGSGKSTTLAAMVDHINSTRCVHVMTIEDPIEFLQRDNRSIVNQREVAVDTQSFSYALRSALRQDPDVILVGEMRDFETIETALVAAETGHLVFSTLHTLDATETINRIIAVFPPHQQKQVRLQLASVLKAVISQRLIPRSDGNGRCAAVEVMISTPFIRDCIVDKEKTHLIPGAIAAGTSQYGMQTFDQSIFSLYEAGIVSYEEALHWASNVDEFKLRVQGIAMTSDAARDEMTRAGMNQQDIQRFGR; translated from the coding sequence ATGCACGTCAACGATCTGCTCAAGTTCGCCGTGGATCACGGGGCGTCCGACCTTCACCTCAAGGTGGGGAGCTTTCCCATGATGCGGGTGAACGGTGTGCTGACGCCGGCCGCTGAGGACAACCGGCTGACGCACGAGGACACCGTCGCGATGGCGGCCGCCGTGATGTCGAGCGCCCAGCGCCAGAAGTTCAAGGAGGCACAGGAGGTCGACCTGGCCTACAGCGTGCCCGGCCTCGGACGATTCCGCTGCAACGTGTTCCAGCAGCGCGGGTCGATTGGCCTCGTCCTGCGCGTGATCCCGATGCGGATCAAGTCGATCGAGGAACTCGGTCTGCCGGGCGTGCTCGCGAGAATCGGCGATGGAGACCGCGGACTGGTGCTGGTCACAGGAACCACGGGTTCGGGCAAGAGCACGACGCTCGCGGCGATGGTCGATCACATCAACAGCACCCGTTGCGTCCACGTGATGACGATCGAGGACCCGATCGAGTTCCTGCAGAGGGACAACCGATCGATCGTCAACCAGCGCGAGGTGGCGGTGGACACGCAATCCTTCTCCTACGCGCTGCGGAGCGCGCTCCGCCAGGACCCGGACGTCATCCTCGTCGGCGAGATGCGCGACTTCGAGACGATTGAGACGGCGCTGGTGGCCGCCGAGACCGGCCACCTGGTCTTCTCGACCCTCCACACCCTCGACGCCACCGAGACGATCAACCGTATCATTGCCGTGTTCCCTCCCCACCAGCAGAAGCAGGTGCGCCTCCAGCTCGCGTCGGTCCTGAAGGCGGTCATCTCGCAGCGCCTGATCCCGCGGTCGGACGGCAACGGCCGGTGCGCGGCGGTCGAGGTGATGATTTCCACACCGTTCATCCGTGACTGCATCGTGGACAAGGAGAAGACGCACCTCATCCCGGGCGCGATCGCCGCGGGCACGTCGCAGTACGGCATGCAGACGTTCGATCAGTCGATCTTCAGCCTCTACGAGGCCGGCATCGTGTCGTACGAGGAGGCGCTGCACTGGGCGTCCAACGTGGACGAGTTCAAGCTGCGCGTCCAGGGCATCGCGATGACGTCTGACGCCGCCCGCGACGAGATGACGAGGGCGGGCATGAACCAGCAGGACATCCAGCGCTTCGGACGGTAG
- a CDS encoding branched-chain amino acid transaminase, with translation MAFAGTGTIWMNGSLVNWADAKIHVASHVVHYGSAVFEGARCYDTPKGSACFRLDAHTKRLYNSAKIYRMEIPYEPAVLNAAILDTIRANRLKACYIRPLIYRGYGEPGVSPLGSPVDVAILVWEWGKYLGPEALEKGVDVRVSSWTRSAPNTFPTMAKSSANYASSQLIKMEAMADGYAEGIALDASGHVSEGSAQNIFLVRDGVLFTPPIAASVLPGITRDSIMTMARDLGYDVREENLLRESLYIADELFFVGTAAEVTPIRSVDRVLVGAGKAGPVTRAIQKAFFQIIDGEVPDRHGWLLYLNS, from the coding sequence ATGGCGTTTGCGGGCACCGGCACGATCTGGATGAACGGATCGCTGGTGAACTGGGCCGACGCGAAGATCCACGTCGCGTCACACGTCGTTCACTACGGGAGCGCGGTCTTCGAAGGCGCGCGATGCTACGACACTCCGAAGGGTTCGGCCTGCTTCAGGCTCGACGCCCATACGAAGCGGCTCTACAACTCGGCCAAGATCTACCGGATGGAGATTCCGTACGAGCCCGCCGTGCTGAACGCGGCGATTCTCGACACCATCCGAGCCAACCGGCTGAAGGCGTGCTACATCCGCCCGCTGATCTACCGCGGCTACGGCGAACCGGGTGTGAGCCCGCTCGGGTCCCCGGTGGACGTGGCGATCCTGGTCTGGGAATGGGGCAAGTACCTCGGGCCCGAGGCACTCGAGAAGGGCGTTGATGTGCGGGTCAGTTCGTGGACCCGTTCGGCGCCCAACACCTTCCCGACGATGGCGAAGTCGAGCGCCAATTACGCGAGCAGTCAACTGATCAAGATGGAAGCGATGGCCGACGGCTACGCCGAGGGCATTGCGCTGGACGCGTCGGGCCACGTCAGCGAGGGCAGCGCCCAGAACATCTTCCTGGTGCGAGACGGCGTGCTCTTCACGCCGCCGATCGCCGCCTCGGTACTGCCCGGCATCACCCGCGACTCGATCATGACGATGGCCCGCGACCTTGGATACGACGTGCGCGAGGAGAATCTGCTCCGCGAGTCGCTCTACATCGCGGACGAGTTGTTCTTCGTCGGCACGGCCGCCGAAGTCACGCCGATCCGCTCGGTCGACCGTGTCCTGGTCGGTGCCGGGAAGGCCGGGCCCGTCACCAGGGCCATTCAGAAAGCGTTCTTCCAGATCATCGACGGCGAGGTGCCGGACCGTCACGGCTGGCTGCTGTATCTAAACTCGTAG
- a CDS encoding serine/threonine-protein kinase has protein sequence MFFRGQTIGKYRIISSLGSGGFGAVYLAEDTWIDKKVAIKVPHRQNIDFGELLREPRLLAALNHPNIVTILTAEKQENVFFIVMEYVPGETLEAVIEREGGLELAHTLDLTCQICNAVDHAHSQGVLHRDLRPANVLVSENGMVKVADFGTSRFLEVAGHGTTVIGSPPYMAPEQFHGKAVFASDIYSLGVTMYQMLTGGLPYGTPSPADIQKLMRGELVSPPRARNSRIPKELNDIVMRAMAPAVGERYQRAGELLDDVLAARSKWVGSRATLTASQTAPRRTQGATGELQDIQGRLRARETMASRFCWHCRKPLHMRTDRCPFCGEAQ, from the coding sequence ATGTTCTTTCGTGGCCAGACCATAGGGAAATACCGCATCATCTCGTCGCTCGGCAGCGGCGGGTTCGGGGCGGTTTACCTTGCTGAGGACACCTGGATCGACAAAAAGGTCGCCATCAAGGTGCCGCACCGCCAGAACATCGATTTCGGCGAGCTGCTACGCGAACCTCGGCTGCTCGCCGCCCTCAACCACCCCAACATCGTCACCATCCTGACGGCCGAGAAGCAGGAGAACGTCTTCTTCATCGTCATGGAGTACGTGCCGGGCGAGACACTCGAGGCGGTCATCGAACGCGAAGGCGGACTCGAACTGGCGCACACGCTCGACCTCACGTGTCAGATCTGCAACGCGGTGGATCACGCGCACAGTCAGGGAGTCCTCCACCGTGACCTGCGCCCAGCCAACGTCCTCGTCTCAGAGAACGGTATGGTTAAGGTCGCCGACTTCGGGACGTCGCGCTTCCTCGAGGTGGCGGGGCACGGCACGACCGTCATCGGCAGTCCGCCGTACATGGCGCCCGAGCAGTTCCACGGCAAGGCGGTCTTCGCGTCCGACATCTACTCGCTGGGCGTGACGATGTATCAGATGCTGACGGGCGGGTTGCCCTACGGCACGCCGTCGCCGGCAGACATCCAGAAACTCATGCGGGGGGAACTCGTCTCGCCGCCGCGCGCGCGCAACAGCCGGATTCCCAAGGAACTGAACGACATCGTGATGCGGGCGATGGCGCCGGCGGTGGGCGAACGGTACCAGCGAGCCGGTGAGTTACTCGACGACGTGCTGGCGGCGCGCAGCAAGTGGGTGGGGTCCCGCGCGACGCTGACCGCGTCTCAGACAGCACCGCGCCGGACCCAGGGAGCGACGGGCGAGCTGCAGGACATCCAAGGGCGGCTCCGCGCCCGCGAGACGATGGCTTCGCGGTTCTGCTGGCACTGCCGCAAGCCCTTGCACATGCGGACCGACCGCTGTCCCTTTTGCGGTGAAGCGCAGTAG
- a CDS encoding 16S rRNA (uracil(1498)-N(3))-methyltransferase: protein MHHRFYAPELSEGQELVRLPPDEAEHLARVLRLRVGAVVQVFDGRGRECRGAVEQIERGGVTVRVTGQMSPVPETVVRLILAQAVLKGDAMDGVVRDATMLGISEFVPLLTDRSEVDSHRLQQSGRIARWRRIAVASAKQCGRAVVPAIADPLGLEQCLQAVSAECRVLLVEPTAGSGHATGVRDLPLLGIGSALLIVGPEGGWTDAETDCAMRAGCRALTLGPRTLRAETAPSVGLTVLQCLSGEFD from the coding sequence GTGCACCACCGTTTCTACGCGCCCGAACTCAGTGAGGGGCAGGAACTCGTGCGACTGCCGCCTGATGAGGCAGAGCATCTCGCGCGGGTGTTGCGGTTGCGCGTCGGTGCTGTGGTCCAGGTGTTCGACGGGCGCGGCCGCGAGTGTCGCGGGGCGGTGGAGCAGATCGAACGCGGTGGCGTCACGGTGCGTGTCACCGGACAGATGAGCCCGGTGCCCGAGACGGTCGTGCGGCTGATCCTCGCCCAGGCGGTGCTCAAAGGGGACGCCATGGACGGTGTCGTGCGCGACGCCACGATGCTGGGTATCTCGGAGTTCGTGCCGCTGCTCACCGACCGCAGCGAAGTGGACAGCCACCGGCTCCAGCAGTCCGGCCGAATCGCACGGTGGCGGCGGATAGCCGTTGCGTCCGCGAAACAGTGCGGGCGCGCCGTCGTACCGGCCATCGCCGACCCCCTCGGGCTCGAGCAGTGTCTCCAGGCCGTGTCGGCTGAGTGTCGGGTGCTGCTGGTCGAGCCCACCGCGGGTTCGGGCCACGCGACGGGCGTGCGCGACCTGCCGCTGCTCGGAATTGGCTCCGCGCTGCTGATTGTCGGTCCCGAAGGTGGCTGGACCGATGCTGAAACCGACTGCGCCATGCGGGCTGGCTGCCGGGCCCTGACGCTCGGTCCTCGCACGCTGCGCGCCGAAACCGCTCCTTCCGTGGGACTGACCGTCCTGCAGTGCCTGTCCGGCGAATTCGACTGA
- a CDS encoding cupin domain-containing protein, whose product MRRDADGWIAALRLQPHPEGGHFAETYRSADVIPASGLPPRFGGPRACSTAIYFLLKGHQVSRLHRLKSDEMWHFYAGSAATVHVIESTGTLRELRLGPDLERGESLQVAVSAGCWFGATVEDTRSFTLMGCTVSPGFAYEDFELGDRQWLMEHYPQHRQLIERLTTARVA is encoded by the coding sequence ATGCGACGAGACGCCGACGGCTGGATTGCCGCGCTACGCTTGCAGCCGCACCCCGAGGGTGGCCACTTCGCGGAGACCTACCGCTCGGCCGATGTGATCCCGGCCAGCGGCCTCCCGCCACGCTTCGGCGGTCCGCGAGCCTGCTCGACCGCCATCTACTTCCTGCTGAAGGGACACCAGGTCTCGAGGCTTCATCGACTGAAGTCCGACGAGATGTGGCACTTCTACGCTGGAAGCGCCGCGACGGTTCACGTCATCGAATCGACCGGCACACTGCGCGAGCTGCGGCTGGGTCCGGACCTGGAGCGAGGTGAGTCGCTTCAGGTCGCCGTATCGGCCGGTTGCTGGTTCGGAGCAACGGTCGAGGACACCCGTTCCTTCACCCTGATGGGATGCACGGTCTCACCGGGTTTCGCCTACGAGGACTTCGAATTGGGTGACCGCCAGTGGCTGATGGAGCACTACCCGCAGCACCGGCAGCTGATCGAACGGCTGACCACCGCGCGCGTCGCCTAA
- a CDS encoding 50S ribosomal protein L11 methyltransferase, with amino-acid sequence MSSKTWPALSIRFTPASAAGPCALEELLSAALDDFHPTAIQEHDAGWRVFFASAADRDRAEAALPTTVGRGLALEPIDVEDEDWARRSQETLGPVSVGRVIIAPPWNVPAASAYSGRPMIVVRIQPSMGFGTGHHASTRLCTALLQRVDLTGRSMLDVGTGSGVLAIIARRLGADTVLAVDDDPDALESTRENVALNGMVDEIVVRQSDFRALSGVVADVVTANLTGGLLVRGAAELAHSVLPAGMLIVSGVTLDEEAAVRAAFQTHFDVAARLAEDEWVGLLMRRRP; translated from the coding sequence ATGTCGTCTAAGACCTGGCCGGCACTGAGCATCCGTTTCACCCCTGCCTCTGCGGCCGGTCCGTGCGCACTCGAAGAGTTGCTCTCCGCCGCTCTCGACGATTTCCATCCCACAGCGATCCAGGAGCACGACGCCGGCTGGCGCGTGTTCTTCGCGTCCGCCGCGGACCGTGACCGCGCCGAGGCAGCCCTGCCGACAACGGTCGGACGCGGGCTCGCGCTGGAACCGATTGACGTGGAAGACGAGGACTGGGCGCGGCGGAGCCAGGAAACCCTGGGTCCGGTTTCGGTCGGACGCGTCATCATCGCGCCGCCATGGAACGTCCCGGCAGCTTCGGCGTACTCGGGACGTCCGATGATCGTGGTCCGCATCCAGCCGTCGATGGGTTTCGGCACCGGCCATCACGCGAGCACTCGACTGTGCACGGCCCTGCTTCAGCGCGTCGATCTCACCGGCCGATCGATGCTCGACGTCGGCACGGGCTCTGGTGTGCTGGCCATCATCGCCAGGAGACTGGGTGCGGACACGGTTCTTGCCGTGGACGACGACCCCGACGCGCTGGAGTCGACGCGCGAGAACGTCGCGCTGAACGGGATGGTCGATGAGATTGTCGTCCGCCAATCCGACTTCCGGGCACTGTCGGGCGTGGTGGCGGACGTGGTGACTGCCAATCTGACCGGTGGCCTGCTGGTTCGGGGTGCGGCAGAGTTGGCGCACTCGGTGCTGCCAGCCGGGATGCTGATTGTGAGCGGCGTGACGCTCGACGAGGAAGCGGCCGTACGTGCCGCGTTCCAAACGCATTTCGATGTCGCGGCCCGGCTCGCCGAGGACGAATGGGTGGGACTGCTGATGCGACGGCGCCCTTGA
- the dnaJ gene encoding molecular chaperone DnaJ: MTKRDYYEILGVSRDAGDQDIKSAYRKLALKFHPDRNPGNAEAEEKFKEAAEAYAILADSEKRAAYDHYGHAGVNSAAGPGGFDPTIFADFGDIFGGLRDIFGFGDFFGGGGRRSGPQRGSDLRYDLEISFEESATGLETSVQIPRQETCETCKGSGSAPGSAPAVCPHCGGRGQIRYQQGFFTVAQTCRQCGGVGRIITKACSECRGHGHVARQRKLTVRIPAGIASGQRLRLYGEGEAGSAGGPSGDLYVVVQVQDHPIFKRDGDDLYCRVPVTFPILALGGDIAVPTLGDEEKLTVPEGTQSGHVFRLRGKGMPSVTGHGRGDLHVVVDVVTPKKLTRDQRHLLEQLAKAMPLEKLKAPKYENGDADKTVFDRVKDIFS; encoded by the coding sequence GTGACCAAGCGCGATTACTACGAGATACTCGGCGTGTCGAGGGACGCGGGCGACCAGGACATCAAGAGCGCCTACCGGAAGCTGGCGCTGAAATTCCATCCCGACCGCAACCCCGGAAATGCTGAGGCCGAAGAGAAGTTCAAGGAGGCGGCGGAAGCGTACGCCATCCTCGCCGATTCCGAGAAGAGGGCTGCGTACGACCACTACGGTCACGCTGGCGTCAACTCGGCTGCCGGCCCGGGAGGGTTCGACCCGACTATCTTCGCGGACTTCGGCGACATCTTCGGTGGCCTGCGCGACATCTTCGGATTTGGCGACTTCTTCGGCGGCGGCGGCCGTCGGAGCGGCCCGCAACGCGGTTCCGACCTGCGCTACGACCTCGAGATCAGCTTCGAGGAGTCGGCCACCGGACTGGAGACGTCCGTCCAGATTCCGCGTCAGGAAACGTGCGAGACCTGCAAGGGATCGGGGTCGGCCCCAGGGTCGGCACCGGCCGTGTGCCCGCACTGCGGCGGGCGAGGCCAGATTCGCTACCAACAGGGCTTCTTCACCGTTGCCCAGACGTGCCGGCAGTGCGGCGGCGTGGGACGGATCATCACCAAGGCCTGCAGCGAGTGCCGCGGGCACGGACACGTCGCCAGACAGCGAAAGCTGACCGTCCGGATTCCCGCCGGAATCGCGAGCGGGCAGCGCCTGCGGCTCTACGGCGAGGGCGAGGCCGGGTCCGCGGGCGGGCCGTCCGGCGATCTCTACGTTGTCGTGCAGGTCCAGGACCACCCAATCTTCAAGCGCGACGGCGACGATCTCTACTGCCGCGTGCCGGTGACCTTCCCCATCCTCGCGCTCGGCGGCGACATCGCAGTGCCGACGCTCGGCGACGAGGAGAAACTGACCGTGCCGGAGGGCACGCAGAGCGGCCACGTCTTTCGGCTGCGGGGCAAGGGGATGCCGAGCGTGACCGGTCACGGTCGCGGCGACCTGCACGTGGTCGTCGACGTGGTCACCCCGAAGAAGCTCACGCGGGACCAGCGGCATCTGCTCGAACAACTGGCGAAGGCGATGCCCCTGGAGAAGTTGAAGGCGCCGAAATACGAGAACGGCGATGCCGACAAGACCGTATTCGATCGCGTGAAGGACATCTTCAGCTGA
- the grpE gene encoding nucleotide exchange factor GrpE, translating into MPQDREHQESPAGAATGPVEDAQAPQTEPAPALDVDALSRERDDYYDRLLRKTAEFDNYRKRTDRERRETVHLATGDVLEALLPIVDDFERALKTEAGPEAETYRQGVELIYKQLLDFLTRRGVTPIEAAGKPFDPRFHQAITYETSPGRDEGEVIEEVRRGYMHGERLLRPTMVKVAKA; encoded by the coding sequence ATGCCCCAGGATCGCGAACACCAGGAATCCCCGGCCGGCGCTGCCACCGGACCGGTCGAAGACGCCCAGGCCCCCCAGACGGAACCGGCACCGGCACTCGACGTGGACGCGCTCTCCCGAGAGCGCGACGACTACTACGATCGGCTGCTGCGCAAGACGGCCGAGTTCGACAACTATCGCAAGCGCACCGATCGCGAGCGGCGTGAGACCGTTCACTTGGCGACCGGCGATGTCCTCGAGGCGCTGCTGCCCATCGTGGACGACTTCGAGCGCGCGCTGAAGACGGAGGCCGGACCGGAGGCGGAGACGTATCGGCAAGGGGTGGAGCTGATCTACAAGCAGCTCCTCGATTTCCTCACGCGTCGTGGCGTCACGCCGATCGAAGCTGCCGGCAAGCCGTTCGATCCGAGGTTTCACCAGGCGATCACGTACGAGACCAGTCCCGGGCGTGACGAAGGTGAGGTCATCGAAGAGGTCCGGCGCGGCTACATGCACGGCGAGCGCCTGCTGCGCCCGACAATGGTGAAGGTAGCCAAGGCGTGA